TTTCAATTACGTTTATTGCCGGTGGTTTATTTGGCACAGGTAAAATGGTCGATGCTTTGACTGGAAACGAATTAGACCGTATCGCTGTCAAAGCCGACATCATGGTTCCTGCAGCCGAATGGGATGCAAAGGAAAAAATATTCAAGATTACAGAGCGGAGACTGCAGGGTTATGAATATGCGATCCTGGCAGTAACAGTCATGTTTGTGATTTATGGAATGGCAGGGGGATTAGGTGCCGCCATTATCACCGACTTCATTCAGGGTATTCTGACGATTGTGTTCTCATTTTTGCTTTTACCGTTCGTCTTTTATCAAATTGGCGGTTTTGGCGAATTACATAAACAGGCCGATCTCAAGCAGGGGATGCTCGATTTGGTCGCCAGCCCTCAAGTTGCTGCCACGTTGGGGAGTGAGCCCATTACTCCCTTTTATGTATTCATGTTGTCCGTGACAGCGCTCGCAGGTATCGTAATTCAACCTCACATTATGGGAGTCTGTGGTGCAGGAAAAACGGAATATGAAGGCCGTTTCGGATTTACTGTTGGAAACTTTCTCAAGCGATTTTGCACCGTTGCCTGGACGTTTACCGGCCTTGCCTGCATTGTCTGGTACATGGGTGATAACAGTCCGCTGAAAACGTCTGATGATCCTGCCGATCAAGCGATTTATCAATCGTTGGTGATGCGGGCCAGCCCGGAATACAATCAGCTTCCCGATGAGGAAAAAGCAAGAATCGACAAGCATGACCGCAACTTTGCTGACAAACTCTTTGGAATGGCTGCGCATGATATTCTGCCCCGCATTGCACCAGGCTTGATTGGGCTCTTGCTTGCTTCTCTGTTAGCGGCAGTCATGAGCACCAGTGACGCACAAATGATTATTTCTAGTGGTTTATTTACGGAAAATATCTATCGCAAATGCATTGTGAAAAACCGTTCCCAGCGTCATTACCTCTGGGTAGGACGTTTGTCTGGATTAATCATTGTGATCTTAGCACTTATTTTGCAAACCACGTTTACCGACATCATCGCAGCCTTGAAAGTGATTGTAAAAACGCCCGCCTGTATCGGCATCAGCCTCTGGTTTGGCATTGTCTGGAGACGTTGGAATGTCATTTCTGTCTGGGTTTCCACATTAACTGGGATTCTCGTTTGGATCGCCGTCGCCTTTAGGGCTGACTTAATTCATCAAACAGGTCTGTTTCCTGAAAGTATGTTTAAAACTGTGAAAGAGCAAATTGTGATGCGTGATGTATGGCAAATGGTATCATTTATGGGGGTTGCCATTCTCAGCGGTATTATTGTCAGTTTACTGACGAAACGGCAATCTCAGGAAAAACTCGACCATTTCTATCAGTTGATGCATACTCCCGTGAAGCTGGGTGAGGTCGTGCCATCACCGTGCACACTTCCAGAAGAACCTGAACCAATGGGGAAAAAACTATTCCCCAATTCAAAAGACATCGAAATTCCCAGACCGACCTTTCAGGATCTGGGTGGCTTTGTCTTAGCCTGGTGTGCTGTGTTTGCCATTATTTATTTGACGAAACTTCTTGCAGAATACGCGTGAGAATTTGGATCTGCAAAATCTCAAAGGCAGAATTCAAGTCGCTGTCTCTTTTCGGGTCTTGTTGCCCTCGTATATACAAAAAAAGCCAGAAACAAAAACTGTTTCTGGCTTTTTCAATTGTGATGAAGCTATCAAAGTTGTAATTAGCTACGATAGGTGACGACAACTTTTCCTCGGTGTGATTCAACAACCACACTGTATTTACCATAGTCAAAAACTTTGCGGCGTCCATCTTTGCTGCAACGGACACACTCGCAAGCACATCCCGGGGCACAGATTTCTACAGCAACACATCCTGGCTCACAACAACTGCGTCTGGGGGCACAAGGATCGACAATGGTTACTAATTTAGGGTTTGAACAAGGGGCAATGTTGCGAGGTCGACGGTAACGAACATTTTCAAACAGCCGAATCTCTTCTGAAGCAACATGTTGTTCATACGGTTGTGGCATTAACTCTGGCATCGGTTCAGGTGCAACTGTCGAAGCAGGAGGGGCTGCAGTGGTTTGGCTCAGAAAAATTCCTTGCCCTAATTTAAATGCAGGACCTTCGGCCTGAGCAGCTGTCACTGAGACAGCAATAATGCCTAACGTGAAACAAACGATCTTAGTCATCTCTGTGTACTCCTTTTGCTACCATGGTGAACTCCATTAAGGCAGCTGATTGATAAAAATCAATTTTTAGTGTTTCCTTAACCACTTGCTTGTTGGCATTCTCCAGAAGCGATCAGTTAAGCAGTCGAACAGTCAAGGAGGTCTCTCGGTTGTCCACCACCAAATTATACCCTACAGAAAATATCAGTGACAGAATTTTCAGCAGAGCAGATGAAAAACCGGTATCAGTTACATGGCTGATAATGGTCACAAATAATAAGTGAACTTTGAGTTGACAAGGCTAGTTGCCTCTTTTTTTATGCAAACATCCAAATAGGCCTGTATTGCCCGATCGGAATATTTTTACACAGTATATGCAACCAAAGTAAATTGTATTAAAATGTTCAAACGTATTGATTCGTTTCGACACATGGGTTTCGTGAATTACTGGCACATCCGTAACCGATTTGGGGAAACAGTTCAAGAGAAGGAATTGAACAATCAGGGCAAGCTGCAGTTGCAACCGAGGCTTGGATCACACATAATCTAATTGGTTTAATTTCAAGGACTTGAGGGAGACTTCCATGAAAATGCTGGAAAACCGGTTAGATAGGAAATCTATCTTACAGCCAATCAAATCGGTTTGTACCTGTCTGTTTGCTGTCGTATTAACGGGATGTGGGGGGGGGACTCCAACAGCGCCTGCTCCCCAACCCTCATCACAGTCATCTAACGCAACACCAAATACACAAGTCGCGCAAAATGCAAAAAAGCAGCCGGCAAAAACATCTGAGAAAAAAGTAAAAGATGACCGTAAGATGATTGATGGCATCCCTTACGATGTCTGGTTTGATAATCCCCTCGCGGTTGCCGCAAATAGTAAATCAGTCACACCGGTTGCCTTACCAGGGACCAGTGTTGCTAATTCTACTGCTGCGAGTACATCACCGAATGCAACGAAAACAACTGAGACTCAAGAACCGTCTCCCACTGGCGGGGTCGATTGGAAAACAATCATTCCAATGCCTGTGGTTGAAGCACAGGTCAAAGAGATACGGAATCGTTTAACCAGAAACATGCAATCTGTGGGAACCTATAATACCAGCTATCTGGAACTTCCTACATTTACAGCTACTTTAGCTGCTCTGGCGGGGATTGTTACAGAACATCCTGAAGACATTGGTTGGAAAAAAAATGCAAAATATCTTCGCGATTTATCCGCCGCTTTCACAGCCGAACCATTGATGCGAGGAGCGAAATCGTTTCGTAAGGTTCAAATTCCTTATGAACAGATGATTGTCATTCTAAATGGGAGTTTACCAGCAGACGTTCCCAAATCCGAAGACAAAATACCGCTCTCCGATGTTGCTTCCATGGGCGACTTAATGAAACGTGCTGATATTGCTTCCAAATGGTTAAAATCCAATGTAGGCAGCGCCGATGCTCTGAAAGCGGAAAAAGAAAAAGTAATCAACGAAGCACATTTGCTGGCTGCGATAGCGAAAGTGATAACAACTGAGGGATATGGATATGTCGATGATGAAGGCTTTTTAGGCTATGCGAATCCGATGTCGGATGCTTGTTTGAAAATGGTAGCAGCTGCAAAAAGCGACAATTATGAAGAGTTTGATCAAGGTTTAACTCAAGTTTATAAAGCTTGTACACAATGCCATAGTGAATACAAAGAATAGAATTTCAGTCTCAAAAGCATTAACTATGAGAAGTTGCCAGGGGAGGGATTTAAGGGCATGAGACGTTATTGGTGCGATTTAGGTGTCAGAGCTAGTCTGCTACTGTGTTTTCTGTGTCTATCCAGCAGTACGCGCGCCGATTGGATCGAACTGGTAAGCGGGCATAAAATTCAAGGGGACGTTCTCAAGCAGAGCAACAATCATTTACTTGTTGATATTGGAATTGAAGTTCTGCGAATTCCCGTCAATCAGATTCGCTCTCGGACAAAAGAAGAAGTCGCTACCAAAGGCAAAACCCCCGTAAAAAAAAATAAAAATAAAATCTATTCTGTTGCCGAACTTCCCGTCAAAAGCATCAAAGAACTCGCCCGTCTCTACGGGGAGGCAGTCACGCTCATTCAAACTCCCAGTGGGCTTGGTTCAGGGTTTATCATCAATGACCGTGGTTACTGTGTTACGAATTATCACGTTGTTGAAAAGGAAACGCGTATTGCAGCTACCATTTTTCATCGTACCAAAAGTGGCGAATTTCAGCGTCGACAGATTAAAGATGTTGAGATCCTGGCGTTGAATCCCTTTTTTGACTTGGCTTTGTTGCGGATTCCTCTACAAAAAGATATGTCATTTCGGACTGTTTATTTAGCAGAAAATGATCAACAACGTGAAGGCGATGAAGTCTTTGCCATCGGTAATCCTTTAGGACTCGAGCGTTCTGTTTCGCGAGGAATTGTCAGTACCAGAAATCGAAACATGGAAGGCATTGTTTATATACAAACTACGACACAGATCAATCCCGGTAACAGCGGTGGACCATTATTCAACTCCCGAGGTGAAGTGATCGGAGTCACGAATATGAAATTAATTTTGGGAGAAGGGCTGGGTTTTGCTATTCCCATTACTTATGTAAAGCACTTTCTCGATAACCGAGACGCATTTGCGTTCGATAAATCCAGTCCCAATACAGGGCACCACTACTTCAATGCGCCTCGTAGAAAAAATATGAATTTTCAAAAGTAATTCGAAAAAGTTGTAACCATTTCACCATTTTTCTGGTACCCAGTAGTGTACCAGTACCTCATCGGATCAATTTATTATTACTCACACAATGATCAGTCGGTTGGGGTTGCTACGAAAGGCAGAAATGCTACAAATAGACAGTTCAAATGATCGTTGCGCGATTCTGTTTGCTAGAGTTCAATCTGTGTTTGAATCTACAAACCGAGCGTGAGGTACTTTTAAAATCCCCTGTCCCCTGATAGAGAAAGAATGAAGGCTACAATGAGAAAGCCATTTTTGTTATGCACTTTAATGCTGATACAGGCAATTTTACTGCTGACTGGTCAAGTCGGTATTGCACAAGACAGAATCTCGGCTGCTCAGCGAATTCCCGCCGATACACTTCTGTATTTTTCGGTTCCCGACGTTGAACAATTTGGGGAGCAATGGAGTAAAAGCTCTATGGGGCAAATTACTCACGATGAAGCGTTCGCCGATATGAAAAAAGATCTGGTGAAACTGATTGAAAAGTACTCACAAAAATTTGAAGAAGAAACAGATTTGAGTCTCGATCAAGTCATGGGGATTCCCAGTCGGGAAATTTCACTTGCTTTCGTCAAAACCAGTGATGGCAAATTAGGTGGCGTTGCTTTCATGGACTATGGAGAAAGTGGTGAAATACTCGAAAAGATTTTGACTAAGACAGCAGATGCGCTGGATAAACAAGGCGCTCAACGTTCAATCAATAGTGCTGAAGGGACGAAAATTACCGTCTATTCATTCGGAGATGATGGTGCGGATGCAGGCCCTGTTAAAGTTCCCTTAGCAAAGAAGTTTGCATACTTTCTCAAAGAGAAAACTCTTGTTGTCTCCAATGATGACAAAATTCTGGAATCAGTTTTGTCAATGTGGGATGGTCAAAATCAGGATTCGCTTGCCAACAAAAAAGAGTATCAATACATTCAACAAAAATGCTCTGAGCCTGGCGCTCCCGCCGTCATGCAGTGGTACATGAATCCAATCGGCACACTGCAAACCGTTTTAGGAATTGCCAGCCGAGCAAATCCACAGGTTGCCATGGTGCAGGGCTTTCTACCTGCCTTGGGAATCACCAACCTTAAAGCAGTTGGCGGAACGAGTTATCTTGCCACGGAAGATTTTGATTCGATTAGCAGAACATTTACATTTGTTGAATTACCGACATCGGGAATTATTTCGATGTTTAAATGTCCGGCTGTCGCTCAGCAACCACCCGAATGGGTTTCCGATAAGGTCTCATCGTATTATTCAATCAATTGGGGGATCGAAAGTGCCTACGATTCGATTGAGACGTTGTTTGACGGGTTTCAGGGACGCCCTGGTGCTTTGGCGGCGATCGTTGATCAATTGGCAGACAAACCTGATGGTCCCAAAATCCACATCAAAAAAGATATTGTCGATAACTTGAGTGGTCGAGTTCAGGTAGCGACAGAGATTATTGATGGAGAGCAAATTGATCTGACCAAACTGTCCGGACAGTTCACTGTTGCACTTGGATTGAAGAATTCTGATGCGTTCCAGAAGATCATTTCTTCTCTGACTGCTCGTGACGATTTCCCAGGTCAGGCCAGAGAATTTCAAGGGACTACTTTATATGAAATCCCTGGGGCAGTCTTGAACACTCCCACGGACGCCGCTTTCTGTATTGCAGAAAACCAGCTTTTCGTCGCCAATGATGTCAAGCAGATTGAAAGAGTTTTGCGAAAAGACCGCGGAGTTGGCTCTCTCCTTAATAGTGCTGACTACAAACGAATTTCAGAAACCTTTCCTGAAAAAACCTCGATCATCACCTACCAAAACTCAGATGCTCAAATTCATGCTCTTTATGAGATGTTGTTAAAGAATCGGAGTGCAGTGGATATCGAAGGTGTTGATTTAGAAAAGATGCCTTCATTTGAAGTGATTCAGAAGTATTTACCCATTTCGGGGGGGTATACCGTTCCCGATGATCAGGGGTTTTTGACGTCCACATTTACTGTGAAAAAATCATCCCGATAGAGTCATCAAGATCGTCTTTGAATTTTTTAACCCGGTGAGAGACCTCACCGGGTTTTTTTGTACATATTCATATTTTATCGAATAAACCAATACTTTTTGGGATCTGCCGTGTTAAATAGGCCAGTAAGTGGTTCTGATTCCAAATCTTTCCTTAATTACAGCACTTCCATGAAAGGGGCTGTTATGCAACATTTTTACAAATCATTGACTTTGTTGGCAATTTTCTGCATCGCAGGTAATGGTTTATTCGCAGCGCCAGAGCAGGACGAATCGACTGGCAAGAATGTCTTTCAGCAACTCGATAAAAATTCTGATGGAATTGTAAATGCTGATGAAGTACCTAAGGAAAAGGAACGATTCTTTGATCATCTCATTCGACTTGGCGATCAGAATCAAGATGGCAAATTGACAAAAGCAGAATTTGAGTCTGGTCTCAATAAAGAAAAACAGAAATTTCCCACGGAAACTGGTTCAAATCGGAATCGGGGACCACGTGATTTTCAAGCTTTTATGAGCCGATTAGATCGCAATGGGGATAAGAAAATTACGAAAGACGAAATACCTGAACCTTTAAAAAAACGTCTGGAACCACTGTTTCAACGTCTGAATAAAGAGGAGATTTCATTAGACGAACTCAAAAATCTTGGCGCCAAGTTCAGAGGTCGGGGAGAAGGTGACAAAAAAGAGGGTAATCAGCGGAAAATTTCTTCAGAAATGTCAGAGCGGATCTTTCAAAGAATGGACTCGAACAAAGACGGTAAATTAACGGTCGACGAAGCCTCTGAACGTGGTAAACGCTTCCTGCGGCATATGCTTGAGCAATCGGGTAAAGATGCCGATGGATCATTTTCTAGAAAAGAATTTTCAGAAGCACTGGCAAAATTCCGACCAGATCGCCGACCTCAGGGGCGTTCTAATAATAAAGACAAACAGGAAATGAAACGTCCAGGAAAGCGAGATCAGGAGACAAATCGTCGTCGCACTGATTCTGCAGGACAACGTCCTGGTCCGGCATTTGTCAAAATTTTAGATACAAATCGGGATGGTAAATTGAGCAAAGATGAACTCAGTCAAATGAAAATGCTCTTTGAGAAACTGGACCACAATAAAGATGGAAGTTTGGATCTAAGAGAAATGATGGGAGGTAATCGTATGGACCGTCCTCGTCGTCCGGCACAAGATCGCCCTCAGAGTAAAAACAAGAACAAAGACTCTTGAAATTTTAAGGCTCTAAACCTTGTGAGGCAGTTTGCTCTACTAATGCAGCACTGCCTTTTTCTTTTTGTAGATGCTGAACCCAGGCAGGGGGCAGATTAAACCAAACCCAGTTCGTTCGAATTCGGAACTGGCGTGTGTAGTTGCTCATGATTTCATCTATGTTTCGAATTCGCTGATTTTCTTCACCCCGAGAAACGACTTTTCGTACAGGGCGAACATACATGTATTCGAAGTAGGAAAGTACTCCCCCTGGCTTAAGCAAGCGAAAATAAGCCTCGAAGATTTCATCGACGAGAGTTGTTGGGAAATTATTGAGTGGTAATCCAGAGATGATAAAATCGTATTCTTCTCCTGCTCCATATTCCTGCAGAGGACAGTTATGGATGGATGTGAGATGTTTGATCTCCTGGAAGGCCACTTCCGAATCAAAACGCTGATTTAAAATTTCCACAAACTTGTCATTCAATTCCACAAGATCAAGTTGATCTCCTGGTTGAATCTGCTTGACGATTTGTCTGGTGACCGCACCGGTACCTGGTCCAATTTCCAAAACTTTCTTGGGCCCCTGATGCTGCTTCATCGGTCCAGACATATTCGAACCTAAAAAACGGCTACTGGGAGCTATGGCACCGGTCGTTTCAAAAGTAGTTCGAAACTGTTTAAAAAATTCCCGATAATGTGACACGTTGAAGGTTCCTGATTTACTGTCAAAACTGTCAGAGCGAGTAGAATTCACTCCGGTTTAATGTTGTTCTGAAATCGACTTTCGTCGCGCTTCACCGACTTGTGTTGCCTGCTCTACAATATCTACTCCCACAATCTGACTCCAGGCAGACAACAACTTTTGAAAAACGGGTCCGGGCCTGCCATCAGAAATCGGCTGAGAGTTAAAATGGGTTACTGGCATCAGACAATAAGCGGTTGAAGACGTCAATGCTTCATCCGCATCGATAATCGCATTTGAGGAAATATCTGTCTCTTCATAGCAAAGTCCAAGCTGTTTTGCCAATTGGGCTACCATAGTCTGGCTGATTCCCCCCAGTACATGTTCCGGACGGGGAGTTTTAATGATGTTGTCTTTGACAAGATAAAAATTACCGATTGTTGTTTCGGCCGCAAATCCAGATTGATCAAAGAGTAAGGCGCTCGCTTGCGGATTTTCTTTGCGGACGAGTTTGTCGGCTCGATAAAGATGAATGCGGCTCCGAGATTTAATACGAGGGTCAAAGATACTGTTATTGAGCTGTTGTCCTTCCGCTTTTAGCAAATATTGGCCCGTATTGTATTTTTGGTTCCAAAGCTCAAAAGCCAAAGGAAATGAGTGAACACAAACTGTTGGAGTGCGACACATTTCTAATTCAGATAACCCGAGATAAGGCAGGTTATGGCCAGCGGTGATAAAGACCGTCAAACCCAGATCATGTTCTGGAGGGAGCAGTCTTGCATTATGCTCAATCACTGTTTCACAGACCTGCCTGAGTTCTGATTTTTGTGGGACAGGTTCGATGCAGGCATATTCAAGCGCGGAATACAATCGATCCAGGTGTTCGTCGAGCATAAATAACTGATGCGCGAATGTACGTATCATCTCTGTTACTGCGGCACCGTAAACAATGCCCAGATCGGTCACAGCCAACTTTGCTTCTGAAAACGGTATGAAGGCGCCATTAAGATACGCCTGGGGTTCAGTCATCTAAAAACCAATCACAACGTAAGAAGGACGAACTCGTCCCAGAAAACAGAAATAAGTGCAGTGAGGAAATTTAAAAAGAATCAATAGCCATAGTAAACAGGATAAGGGGATTGGTACTGTGAGTTTAAGAACGTCCTTCTCCCAAAAAGTCGGACCTGTAGATACATCGTATTTGCTACCATACGACAACCCAGTGGGAACCGGGAATAATTGCAGCGATGGTATAATTGCTGACGAAGTTGTAAATCACAGTAACGCCGACTGATACCTGGAATTTGATAACACGCATCATGCTGAGCGCAGCTTCCCCGAAAATCTGCTCCCATAAATCCTTGTGGTGTTAAGAATCGTAAAAGTGGAGCACCATCAGGACCGCAAGGATAAGCAACTCCTTGTGCGTAAACAGAATTCGTGTCATATATGCCACTGGTTAAAACGAATAAGGCCATTACGATTATCGATTTTAAATTCATTTGGACTCGCTTCTTCATCTGAAAATTAGTCAACTGATTTCTATTTATTTAAAGGGGCGGTCCTCAGAGTGATTTCCGATTTTCTCCAGTTCGGTTCGGATTCGCAAGTGCCTTTTGGTGCTAGTCCTTATTTCAATCAACAAAAGCACGAACCTGTGATGATTGTGACCAAAAAATGAACCAGTCGTATGACTTCTGAGTCATTGCTCGATATACTTCCAAAGAGAATGATTGTGCTAACTTGTGATATGGCAATCATTTCTTTACGATTTCCATTAAGAGACTCATGTATTGACTGCTTGCATATTGGCATTATTGAATTGATAACTAGAGGGATTGAGTGATATGACGATACCAGCAATTCAACCAGGTAAAACAAAAATCGGCTGGATTGGAACCGGGGTGATGGGGGCCAGTATGGTTGGACATCTCATGGATGCCGGCTTTTCAGCTACTGTCTATAACCGCAGTAAAGTAAAGGCGGAGTCATTACTAAAAAAAGGAGCGAGTTGGGCAGACTCGCCGAAGGCTGTTGCTGAGGCGTCGGATGTGATTTTCTCAATTGTTGGGTTTCCTGCAGACGTTAGAGAAGTACTGTTAGGAGAGCAGGGGGCTTTGGCAGGAGCAACAGCTGATAAAATTTTAGTTGATATGACAACAAGCGATCCTTCGCTTGCAATGGAAATTGCAGAAGCTGCACAATCAAAAGGTGTTTATAGTGTAGACGCTCCTGTTTCTGGTGGAGATATTGGAGCGAAAAATGGCACGTTATCAATCATGATTGGTGGCGACCAACAAGTTGTGGATGCACTACAACCTTGCTGGAATGCGATGGGCAAGACTATTGTTTATCAGGGAGGCCCGGGATCGGGGCAACATACAAAAATGGTCAATCAGATTCTGATTGCCACTAATATGATTGGCGTCTGCGAAGCACTGCTTTATGGGTATAAAGCGGGACTTGACTTGCCTACTGTTTTGGAATCAGTCGGTAGCGGTGCTGCAGGCAGTTGGTCACTCTCAAATCTGGGCCCTCGTATCATGGATAACAATTTTGATCCCGGTTTTTTCGTCGAACATTTCATCAAAGATATGGGAATTGCTCTGGCGGAAGCAAAGGCGATGAATTTAAGTCTTCCCGGCTTAGCCTTAGGGCATCAACTTTATCTGGCAGTTCAGGCACAAGGACATGGCCGTGACGGAACTCATGCCCTGCAGTTAGCATTAGCATCGTTGTCGAATGTCGACTGGGAGCATCGAACTTAGTTTCAAGTGTCGGTTATAAATGCAGCACATAGAACACAAAGATTTTTGTTGAATATAGCTGGTTGGTAGAATTTGTTTTAAGGTATTAAAAGCATGGCAAATCAAAGTGACCTGTTCGCAGGTCTTTCAGTGGCAATGATTACTCCCTTCAAAAATGGAGAAATCGACGAAGCTGCACTGCGGACTCTGGTTGATTACCACATTGAGCAAGGGACCGATACCTTGTGTCCCGTTGGAACTACTGGTGAATCACCAACTCTTTCACATGAAGAGCACAAACAAGTCATTTCCATTGTTTGCCAACATGCTGCTGGCCGCATCAAAGTTATGGCAGGGACGGGTTCGAATAGTACGAAGGAAGCAGTCGAACTGACGAAGTATGCCGAACAAGCTGGTGCCGATGGGGGGTTACACGTGGCTCCCTATTACAATAAACCGACTCAGGAAGGATTCTTCCAGCATTATCAGACAATTGCTGAGTCGGTTGAAATTCCAATTGTGATTTACAATATTCCAGGAAGAACTGCCAAGAATATTGAGCCTGAAACCATTATTCGTTTGGCAGAAATACCCAATATTGTTGCAGTCAAAGAATCGACTGGCTCAATGGATCAGGCGTCTCACATTCTTTCCGCTTGTGACTTATCGGTCCTGTCCGGTGATGATAGTCTGACATTACCACTGATGGCTTTAGGTGGAAAAGGAGTTGTGTCGGTTGTCGGAAATATTGTTCCCGGTGATGTGAAAAATATGTTAAATGCATTTAACGCCGGGGATTTACAACTAGCCAGAGAATGGCACTTCAAGCTTTTTACACTCTGCAGAAATTTGCTGGGGCTGGCTACAAATCCGATTCCCATCAAAGCTGCTATGCAATTGCTGGGTAGGGACAATGGAGAGGTTCGTCTTCCGATGACTCAACTCGATAAGGCATCGATTAAAGTCTTGGAAAAGACATTGGGAGATTATGGGCTGCTTTAATGCGTGCCTGGGATCCTATCAGCAAGGTATCGTTGAGAAGAGTGAGTACATAACAAGTGGTTGCTGGTCGAGTATGTTCACAGAAATAGAGTTCAAGTTTCACACATAACCTGTTTGGTAAGAGGTATCGCTAGTGATATTTGGTTTTGGAAAATCCCGGGATGACGAGGAAGAATTCGAAGAAGAAATTGAGCCGGTTTCCTTTCAAGGCGCATTAAATGGTCAACCAGCGAACCTGAAAGAAAATGCGAGACTGGTGAAAGCCGGTCTCATGCCTGCAAAAAATATCGTTACTGATGCTCTTGCTCTCCGTGCAGAATTCATTCGTTTTGAACCAAAAGGTGAGCGATATCAGGTTTTGTTTTATATAGACGGGGTCGCGAGTCCGGGACCAAAACTCTCAAAACAACAAGGTCTGGCTGTCATTCAGATTATCAAGCTGCTTTCAGGTTTGAA
The Gimesia aquarii DNA segment above includes these coding regions:
- the dapA gene encoding 4-hydroxy-tetrahydrodipicolinate synthase — translated: MANQSDLFAGLSVAMITPFKNGEIDEAALRTLVDYHIEQGTDTLCPVGTTGESPTLSHEEHKQVISIVCQHAAGRIKVMAGTGSNSTKEAVELTKYAEQAGADGGLHVAPYYNKPTQEGFFQHYQTIAESVEIPIVIYNIPGRTAKNIEPETIIRLAEIPNIVAVKESTGSMDQASHILSACDLSVLSGDDSLTLPLMALGGKGVVSVVGNIVPGDVKNMLNAFNAGDLQLAREWHFKLFTLCRNLLGLATNPIPIKAAMQLLGRDNGEVRLPMTQLDKASIKVLEKTLGDYGLL